A genomic segment from Fodinicola acaciae encodes:
- a CDS encoding GH116 family glycosyl hydrolase: protein MTSTESSSSVSRRAFLSLSALGVGVMSLPEQAAAALGISPQNLVEVPADKQLTEAFVASLTQRGAPTTVSDPAALAKIGMPVSGVCTGQVYLAGDGRLWLWDVDSQPGFRPGGADGSGPHYAHPLSAWSPFRNGFAVRVDQKIRALDATGFRNVSFVGQYPIGRTEYRDDDSPLTVSLEALSPFVPTNAKDSTIPATYVTYTLKNTSHRAVTASLLGWIDSPVALAARTAQGVVLTSASFATGKARGVEFSGRGAEDGGTREDIVFEDWERDTYAPWTVEGTAFGDGPVTEEECPPYFRRYGSLHITGTKFVTSHLFRGANGDIDLADRPHGKLTSPTFTVSRRYVHIAVGGGHWPGETCVNVVIDGKTVASFAGTDQEPLTVRSADLKKLQGKTGYIEIVDNRSGGWAHINCDQILFSDKPHVPYEQLPDAGTFALAALDPSAKVVPSIADATTIDAIFAGKPGPSEVDGGEATITSSVGVDVRLRPGQSKTVTFALSWFFPRPSTNYQGLDSFPQLRKQYKNTFSSARSVITHASANAARLSAQTRDWVKTWYDDSTLPHWFLERTLAPASTLATLTCQQFDTGRFYADEGIYCCGGTCQHVWTYAHSVGRLFPELERSARELGDLSHGYNEQTGQMGFRQEQWLDFAADGQPGTILRIYREHQMSEDSAFLRRVWPKTKKSIQFMIGQDGDQPDGVFEGRQPNTDDQDWFGKIPWITGLYVAMLRAGAAMATEMADPAFAATCKAIADQGTKHLDSDMWSDEYGYFYSPRDPAHPGNLNTNRACYIDQLHGQTYALQLGLPRVFEKDKTDTALKNIFKYNFLPDPATWVKTHGLYGTPRVYSTPGEAGTLMGTWPFGNTEVGGLVGYLDEVWTGQEYQFAANLIGEGHVTEGLTVTRAIYDRYAAAKRNPYNEVECSDHYARAMSSHAVYLAACGYSYHGPAGKLGFAPKISPERFSAAFTVAAGWGLYRQNRSRHEQTARLELRYGRLTLRSFATELPANCRSVAVTMFRHGRHLRTVVGELAAEGGQTVVRFREPVQMVAGDELTIIYLFK, encoded by the coding sequence ATGACCTCCACCGAGTCCAGCTCGTCGGTCAGCCGCCGAGCCTTCCTCAGCCTGAGCGCTCTCGGCGTCGGCGTGATGTCGCTGCCGGAGCAGGCAGCCGCAGCGCTCGGCATCAGCCCGCAGAACCTGGTCGAAGTGCCGGCCGACAAGCAGCTGACCGAGGCGTTCGTCGCGTCGCTGACACAGCGCGGTGCGCCGACGACGGTCTCCGACCCGGCGGCGCTGGCCAAGATCGGGATGCCGGTGAGCGGCGTCTGCACCGGACAGGTCTACCTCGCCGGCGACGGCCGGCTGTGGCTTTGGGACGTGGACAGCCAGCCGGGCTTCCGGCCTGGTGGCGCGGACGGCAGCGGACCGCATTACGCGCATCCGCTGTCGGCATGGAGCCCGTTCCGCAACGGTTTCGCCGTACGCGTCGACCAGAAAATCCGCGCGCTGGACGCGACCGGTTTTCGCAATGTCTCCTTCGTCGGCCAATATCCCATTGGCCGCACCGAATATCGCGACGACGACAGTCCGCTGACGGTCAGCCTTGAGGCGCTGTCGCCGTTTGTCCCGACGAACGCCAAAGATTCCACCATTCCGGCGACGTATGTGACATACACGCTGAAAAACACCAGCCACCGCGCCGTCACCGCCAGCCTGCTCGGCTGGATCGACTCGCCGGTCGCACTCGCCGCGCGTACGGCTCAGGGCGTCGTGCTGACCAGCGCGAGCTTCGCCACCGGCAAGGCGCGCGGCGTCGAGTTTTCCGGCCGTGGCGCCGAAGACGGCGGCACCCGCGAGGACATCGTCTTCGAGGACTGGGAACGCGACACGTACGCGCCATGGACCGTCGAGGGCACCGCCTTTGGCGACGGCCCGGTCACCGAAGAGGAATGTCCGCCGTACTTCCGCCGCTATGGCTCGCTGCACATAACCGGCACGAAGTTCGTGACCTCGCATCTTTTCCGCGGTGCCAACGGAGACATCGACCTCGCGGACCGCCCGCACGGCAAGCTGACCAGTCCGACCTTCACGGTTTCCCGGCGATACGTGCACATCGCCGTCGGCGGTGGCCACTGGCCCGGCGAAACCTGTGTCAACGTCGTGATCGACGGCAAGACGGTCGCCAGCTTCGCCGGCACCGACCAGGAGCCGCTGACCGTACGCAGTGCGGACCTGAAGAAACTGCAGGGAAAGACCGGCTACATCGAGATCGTGGACAACCGGTCCGGCGGCTGGGCCCACATCAACTGCGACCAGATCCTGTTCAGCGACAAGCCGCACGTGCCGTACGAGCAGCTGCCGGACGCCGGCACCTTCGCGCTGGCCGCGCTGGACCCGTCGGCCAAGGTCGTCCCGTCGATCGCCGACGCGACCACGATCGACGCGATCTTCGCCGGCAAACCCGGACCGTCCGAAGTGGACGGTGGGGAGGCGACCATCACCTCGTCGGTCGGTGTGGACGTGCGGCTGCGGCCCGGCCAGTCCAAGACGGTGACCTTCGCGCTTTCGTGGTTTTTCCCACGCCCGAGCACCAACTACCAGGGCCTGGACTCCTTCCCGCAACTTCGTAAGCAATACAAGAACACGTTCAGCTCCGCCCGGAGTGTGATCACGCACGCCAGCGCCAACGCGGCACGGCTGTCGGCGCAGACCCGCGACTGGGTGAAGACCTGGTATGACGACTCGACGCTGCCGCACTGGTTCCTGGAGCGTACGTTGGCGCCGGCCTCGACGCTGGCGACGCTGACCTGTCAGCAGTTCGACACCGGCCGTTTCTACGCGGACGAGGGAATCTACTGCTGCGGCGGCACCTGCCAGCACGTCTGGACGTACGCGCACAGCGTCGGACGGCTCTTTCCGGAGCTGGAAAGATCGGCGCGAGAGCTCGGAGACCTCAGCCACGGCTACAACGAGCAGACCGGCCAGATGGGCTTCCGGCAGGAACAGTGGCTGGACTTCGCCGCCGACGGCCAGCCGGGCACCATCCTGCGGATCTATCGCGAGCACCAGATGTCCGAGGACAGCGCGTTCCTGCGCCGCGTGTGGCCGAAAACCAAGAAGTCGATCCAGTTCATGATCGGCCAGGACGGCGACCAGCCGGACGGTGTTTTCGAAGGCCGGCAACCCAACACCGACGACCAGGACTGGTTTGGCAAGATCCCGTGGATCACCGGCCTCTACGTGGCGATGCTGCGGGCCGGCGCGGCGATGGCCACCGAGATGGCCGACCCCGCTTTCGCCGCCACCTGCAAGGCAATCGCCGACCAGGGGACCAAACATCTGGACAGCGACATGTGGAGCGACGAGTACGGCTATTTCTACTCGCCGCGCGATCCGGCGCATCCGGGCAACCTCAACACCAACCGGGCCTGCTACATCGACCAGCTGCACGGACAGACGTACGCGCTGCAACTCGGCCTGCCGCGGGTCTTCGAGAAGGACAAGACCGACACCGCGCTGAAGAACATCTTCAAGTACAACTTCCTGCCCGACCCGGCGACCTGGGTGAAAACCCATGGACTGTACGGAACCCCGCGGGTCTACAGCACGCCCGGCGAGGCCGGCACGCTGATGGGGACGTGGCCATTCGGCAACACCGAGGTCGGCGGCCTGGTCGGCTATCTCGACGAGGTGTGGACCGGCCAGGAATACCAGTTCGCGGCCAACCTGATCGGCGAAGGCCACGTGACCGAGGGTTTGACGGTCACGCGTGCGATCTATGACCGCTATGCGGCGGCGAAACGCAACCCGTACAACGAAGTCGAGTGTTCCGACCACTACGCGCGCGCGATGAGCAGCCACGCGGTTTATCTCGCCGCCTGCGGCTACAGCTATCACGGGCCGGCCGGAAAGCTCGGTTTCGCACCGAAAATCTCGCCCGAGCGATTCTCCGCGGCATTCACCGTGGCCGCCGGATGGGGTCTCTATCGGCAAAACCGCAGCCGGCATGAACAAACCGCGCGGCTCGAATTGCGTTATGGCCGGCTGACGTTGCGGTCGTTCGCGACCGAGCTGCCGGCCAACTGCCGGTCGGTGGCGGTCACGATGTTCCGGCACGGCCGGCACCTGCGTACGGTGGTCGGCGAGCTGGCCGCCGAAGGTGGACAGACGGTCGTCCGTTTCCGTGAGCCCGTACAAATGGTCGCCGGGGACGAACTGACCATCATTTACCTGTTCAAGTAA
- a CDS encoding IclR family transcriptional regulator, translated as MTSDRPRTRSPISKALAVCLAVADSTEPLRLSDLAQRTGMLPPTALRTVAELVDAGWVARDSSDRYLLGPALLKLARSPLHATSLAAMSRVALRWLADRLGLMANLQVLENFDVRIVAEVRSVRYERLVDREGERWPGHRTVAGVVLLSQLVEPERRRYLTTLAAAESAEASAELAEVLSVVRADRVYSNDTFDPLLAAIACPIVTPDEACHGALSIVGVRAEMADPDLRDRSVDLLRAACSALATAIAEPGTSVAALLS; from the coding sequence ATGACGTCCGACCGGCCGCGTACGCGTAGCCCCATCTCGAAGGCGCTCGCCGTCTGCCTCGCGGTGGCCGACAGCACCGAGCCGCTGCGGCTGTCTGATCTGGCGCAACGCACCGGCATGCTGCCGCCGACCGCGCTGCGTACAGTCGCCGAGTTGGTCGACGCCGGCTGGGTCGCACGGGACAGCTCGGACCGCTATTTGCTCGGCCCGGCGCTGCTCAAGCTCGCGCGATCGCCGCTGCACGCGACCTCGCTGGCCGCGATGTCGCGCGTCGCACTGCGCTGGCTGGCCGACCGCCTCGGCCTGATGGCCAACCTGCAGGTGCTGGAAAACTTCGACGTGCGGATCGTCGCCGAGGTGCGGTCGGTGCGCTATGAGCGGCTGGTCGACCGCGAAGGCGAGCGGTGGCCCGGACACCGTACGGTCGCCGGCGTCGTTTTGTTGTCGCAGCTGGTCGAACCGGAGCGGCGACGCTATCTCACCACGTTGGCCGCGGCCGAGTCTGCGGAGGCCTCGGCCGAGCTCGCCGAGGTGTTGAGCGTCGTACGCGCCGACCGTGTCTATTCCAACGACACCTTCGATCCGCTGTTGGCCGCGATCGCCTGTCCGATCGTGACGCCGGACGAGGCCTGCCATGGTGCGTTGAGCATTGTCGGCGTACGCGCCGAAATGGCGGATCCGGATCTGCGCGACCGGTCGGTCGACCTGCTGCGCGCGGCCTGCTCGGCTTTGGCGACCGCGATCGCCGAGCCAGGCACCTCAGTCGCCGCGCTGCTCAGCTAG
- a CDS encoding alpha-keto acid decarboxylase family protein, with amino-acid sequence MKIGDYLLSELAGRGVRHLFGVPGDYSLPFLDQVLAHPDVEWVGNCNELNAGYAADGYARIAGLAAISLTYGVGELSAINAVAGAYAERVPVVVLGSLPARRALDAGRVVHHGLGDADWRRVIRAYGEVTAAQTVLTPDNAVVELTRALDIAVTERRPVYVGLPADVPTVELPTAAPALAEIHGLTSAPGELAAFASAAERLVKAAKRPVVLVGHELARLGLAAEIERLATGLPVAMTAIGKGQIDEQAVDWIGTYLGPASPDGVRETVEQSDCVLALGTIFSDTETAGFSAALPESAMIVVRPENATVAGKPFGPVAAADALHALAELLGTRDSAVRPTKTRVYEDGPLTQNPLWTEVTASIRPGDIVVLDQGTASFGMLDYRMPSGVSYLAGTLWGSIGYSLPAALGAAVAAPDRRVVLLIGDGSLQLTAQELSTIARVGANVTIVLVNNNGYTIERAINGPHAVYNDINHWDHAALVRALCGPDVPMTPVRTIGELRSALDGDGFRVIEAHTQPLDLPTRLDVFVSAVKAAQG; translated from the coding sequence ATGAAGATCGGCGACTACCTGCTGTCCGAGTTGGCCGGACGGGGCGTACGGCATCTGTTCGGCGTGCCGGGCGACTACAGCCTGCCCTTCCTCGACCAGGTGCTGGCGCACCCGGACGTCGAGTGGGTCGGCAACTGCAACGAGCTCAACGCCGGCTATGCCGCCGACGGTTACGCACGGATCGCCGGCCTCGCGGCCATCTCGCTCACCTACGGGGTCGGCGAGCTGTCCGCGATCAACGCGGTGGCCGGCGCGTACGCCGAGCGCGTGCCGGTCGTGGTGCTCGGCAGCCTGCCGGCGCGCCGCGCGCTGGACGCCGGCCGTGTCGTCCATCACGGTCTCGGCGACGCCGACTGGCGGCGGGTCATCCGCGCGTATGGCGAGGTCACCGCGGCGCAGACGGTGCTCACGCCGGACAACGCGGTCGTGGAGCTGACGCGCGCGTTGGACATCGCGGTGACCGAGCGGCGTCCGGTCTACGTCGGCCTGCCGGCGGACGTACCGACCGTCGAGCTGCCGACCGCGGCGCCGGCGCTTGCCGAGATCCATGGCCTGACCTCGGCGCCTGGTGAGCTGGCCGCCTTCGCGAGCGCCGCCGAGCGGCTGGTGAAGGCCGCCAAGCGGCCGGTCGTCCTGGTCGGCCACGAGCTGGCACGGCTCGGCCTGGCGGCCGAGATCGAGCGGCTCGCTACTGGCCTGCCGGTGGCGATGACCGCGATCGGAAAGGGACAGATCGACGAGCAGGCGGTCGACTGGATCGGCACCTATCTCGGTCCGGCCAGTCCGGACGGCGTACGCGAGACGGTCGAGCAGTCCGACTGCGTGCTGGCGCTCGGCACGATCTTCTCCGACACCGAGACGGCCGGTTTCTCGGCCGCTCTGCCGGAGTCGGCGATGATCGTCGTGCGGCCGGAAAACGCGACCGTCGCTGGAAAACCGTTTGGGCCGGTGGCCGCGGCGGATGCGCTGCACGCGCTCGCCGAGCTGCTCGGCACGCGCGATTCGGCCGTACGGCCAACGAAAACGCGGGTCTACGAGGACGGTCCGCTGACCCAGAATCCACTGTGGACAGAGGTCACCGCGTCGATCCGGCCCGGCGACATCGTGGTGCTGGACCAGGGAACCGCGTCGTTCGGCATGCTCGACTATCGGATGCCGAGCGGCGTCAGCTACCTCGCGGGCACGCTGTGGGGGTCGATCGGCTATTCGCTGCCGGCTGCGCTCGGTGCCGCGGTCGCGGCGCCCGACCGGCGCGTGGTGCTGCTGATCGGCGACGGATCGCTGCAGCTCACAGCGCAGGAGCTGAGCACCATCGCGCGCGTCGGCGCCAATGTGACGATCGTGTTGGTCAACAACAACGGCTACACGATCGAGCGCGCGATCAACGGCCCGCACGCCGTCTACAACGACATCAACCATTGGGACCACGCGGCACTCGTACGCGCGTTGTGCGGACCTGACGTGCCGATGACTCCGGTGCGTACGATCGGCGAGCTGCGGTCGGCGCTGGACGGCGATGGCTTCCGCGTCATCGAGGCGCACACGCAGCCGCTCGACCTGCCGACCCGGCTGGACGTTTTCGTGTCGGCGGTGAAGGCGGCGCAGGGTTAG
- a CDS encoding cupin domain-containing protein, translated as MRPPSAEALDLLPHPEGGWFGETWRTAHTYVPDGYPGERSTATGIYYLLRPGEFSAWHKVRSDELWLWHGGLPLRLTLNADKPVAGDVRILGGDLAAGQRPQLLVPAGHWQTAEPIGSGGEVLVSCVVSPGFDFADFSVPNDDSP; from the coding sequence CTGCGCCCGCCGAGCGCCGAGGCGCTGGATCTGTTGCCTCACCCCGAGGGCGGCTGGTTCGGCGAGACCTGGCGGACCGCGCACACGTACGTGCCGGACGGCTATCCGGGTGAGCGGTCGACCGCGACCGGCATCTACTACCTGCTGCGCCCTGGCGAGTTTTCCGCGTGGCACAAGGTGCGTTCCGACGAGCTCTGGCTCTGGCACGGCGGCCTGCCGCTGAGGCTCACGCTCAACGCCGACAAACCGGTGGCCGGTGACGTGCGCATCCTCGGTGGCGACCTCGCCGCCGGCCAGCGGCCGCAGCTGCTCGTGCCGGCCGGACACTGGCAAACCGCCGAGCCGATCGGATCCGGCGGTGAGGTCCTGGTCAGCTGTGTGGTCTCGCCGGGTTTCGACTTCGCCGACTTCTCCGTGCCAAACGATGACAGTCCGTGA
- a CDS encoding glycosyltransferase, whose amino-acid sequence MTWLAIALAAAGALFLAVAARLQHQGVRATGMKVPALLRNRRWLTGGAMLGTGTGLHLVALALAPLAVVQPIGAMAPALTTAMNARADRTKARRTTVAGVVAVAAGVGLFVVVAAQQPTGGEPVRYAEGIALLVVGLAVAAAVVVVARTTGVVRSLASAIGGGMALGLVSTLARGGMQEFFGSQRILPLVGTAGGMLLAVVVGSYLVQQAYSSGPAELVIATVTVFDPLVSIGLGAALLGEAPAPTPGVLALEGVGALIAVIGVVLLARTEKTTSSAQEADVTTGEQRRILIGADTFPPDINGAANFGARLAVGLAARGHDVHVVCPETVQTGQPMPRLPGVTVHRFPAHLTPFHPTLTTCLPWQVSGPIGELVDELRPDVVHIQAHFAMGRILAKIARRKDIPLVATNHFVPDNAFGYTRMPGWTRSALSRLAWRDLVRFLDKADVVTTPTPRAAELLTDHGLALPVTPISCGIDAARYQGEAPKDHPPTVLFVGRLDEEKRVPDILHALVELPGVRLEVVGDGACRDSWQALAGRLHIADRVVFHGFVSDSELTAAYARCDVFCMPSTAELQSLVTMEAMAAGKPVVAADAMALPHLVRPGRTGSLFTPGDVSELAACLRKLLDDPELAGRMGAAGRELVAQHGIETTISRYEKVYESVRPQLRELPYARELAHAA is encoded by the coding sequence ATGACCTGGCTCGCGATCGCGTTGGCCGCTGCTGGCGCACTTTTTCTCGCCGTCGCCGCGCGGCTGCAGCATCAAGGCGTACGTGCGACCGGCATGAAAGTGCCGGCATTGCTGCGAAATCGTCGGTGGCTGACCGGTGGCGCGATGCTCGGCACCGGCACCGGCCTGCACCTGGTCGCACTGGCGCTCGCGCCTTTGGCGGTCGTACAGCCAATTGGTGCGATGGCGCCGGCGTTGACCACCGCGATGAACGCTCGCGCCGACCGCACGAAGGCACGGCGGACCACGGTCGCCGGCGTCGTGGCGGTCGCCGCTGGCGTCGGACTTTTCGTTGTGGTCGCGGCACAACAGCCGACCGGTGGAGAGCCGGTCCGATATGCCGAAGGCATCGCGCTGCTCGTCGTCGGGCTCGCCGTCGCGGCTGCCGTCGTGGTCGTCGCGCGTACGACAGGTGTCGTCCGCAGCCTGGCATCGGCGATCGGCGGCGGTATGGCGCTCGGCCTGGTGTCGACACTGGCTCGTGGCGGGATGCAGGAGTTCTTTGGTTCGCAACGAATTCTGCCGCTGGTCGGGACGGCCGGTGGCATGCTGCTGGCGGTCGTCGTCGGGTCATATCTGGTGCAGCAGGCATATTCCAGCGGTCCGGCCGAGCTGGTCATCGCCACGGTGACGGTTTTCGACCCGCTGGTGTCGATCGGCCTCGGCGCCGCCCTGCTCGGCGAGGCGCCGGCTCCGACGCCGGGCGTCCTCGCACTCGAAGGCGTCGGCGCGCTGATCGCCGTCATCGGTGTCGTTTTGCTCGCACGTACCGAAAAAACAACTTCATCCGCACAGGAGGCTGACGTGACAACCGGTGAGCAGCGCCGCATTCTGATCGGCGCCGACACCTTTCCGCCGGACATCAACGGTGCCGCCAACTTCGGTGCGCGGCTGGCGGTCGGTCTTGCCGCGCGCGGTCACGACGTGCACGTCGTCTGTCCGGAGACGGTCCAGACCGGCCAGCCGATGCCGCGGCTGCCCGGCGTGACCGTGCACCGCTTCCCCGCTCACCTCACGCCGTTTCATCCGACCCTGACGACCTGCCTGCCGTGGCAGGTGTCCGGACCGATCGGCGAGCTCGTCGACGAGCTCAGGCCGGATGTCGTGCACATCCAGGCGCATTTCGCGATGGGCCGCATCCTGGCGAAAATCGCCCGCCGCAAGGACATTCCACTGGTGGCGACCAATCATTTCGTGCCAGACAACGCGTTTGGCTACACGCGGATGCCGGGCTGGACGCGGTCTGCGCTGAGCAGGCTGGCCTGGCGCGACCTGGTTCGCTTTCTGGACAAGGCAGATGTCGTCACCACGCCGACGCCGCGCGCGGCCGAGTTGTTGACCGACCACGGCCTGGCGCTGCCGGTCACGCCGATCTCCTGCGGCATCGACGCGGCGCGTTATCAAGGCGAGGCGCCCAAAGACCATCCGCCGACGGTGCTTTTCGTTGGCCGGCTGGATGAGGAGAAGCGTGTGCCGGACATCCTGCACGCGCTGGTGGAGCTGCCGGGCGTACGCCTCGAGGTCGTCGGCGACGGCGCCTGCCGCGACTCGTGGCAGGCACTCGCCGGCCGGCTGCACATCGCCGACCGGGTGGTTTTCCATGGTTTCGTCAGCGATTCCGAGCTGACCGCCGCGTACGCCCGATGCGATGTCTTCTGCATGCCGAGCACCGCGGAGCTGCAGAGCCTGGTGACGATGGAGGCGATGGCCGCCGGCAAGCCGGTGGTCGCGGCTGACGCGATGGCGCTGCCTCACCTCGTACGGCCGGGCCGCACTGGCTCGCTGTTCACGCCAGGCGACGTTTCCGAGCTGGCCGCCTGCCTGCGCAAGTTGCTCGACGATCCGGAGCTGGCCGGCCGGATGGGGGCCGCCGGCCGCGAGTTGGTCGCGCAGCACGGCATCGAGACGACGATTTCTCGCTATGAAAAGGTCTACGAGTCCGTGCGGCCGCAGCTGCGGGAACTGCCATACGCGCGCGAGCTCGCGCACGCGGCCTGA
- a CDS encoding MarR family winged helix-turn-helix transcriptional regulator has product MSVVIEPSTNRDLILGWGAVIGGFSRTSQQLMAQLTDELGYPAGWFEILMRLLWTGDERGIPMTTLAREVSLTSGGFTKIADRMVDAGLMTRTTCASDRRKTYAQLTPTGREVAERAERVHAEGLKQYVVDVLGTEDTATLVRIMGILRDTHGC; this is encoded by the coding sequence GTGTCAGTCGTCATCGAGCCATCGACCAACCGGGACCTGATCCTCGGTTGGGGTGCGGTGATCGGTGGCTTCAGCCGCACCAGCCAGCAGTTGATGGCGCAGCTCACCGACGAGCTCGGCTATCCGGCCGGCTGGTTCGAGATCCTGATGCGGCTGCTGTGGACCGGCGACGAGCGCGGCATCCCGATGACGACGCTCGCTCGCGAGGTGTCACTGACCAGCGGCGGCTTCACCAAGATCGCCGACCGGATGGTGGACGCCGGCCTGATGACGCGGACGACCTGTGCCAGCGACCGCCGCAAGACGTACGCGCAGCTGACGCCGACCGGCCGCGAGGTCGCCGAGCGCGCCGAGCGGGTGCACGCCGAGGGTCTGAAGCAGTACGTCGTCGACGTGCTCGGCACGGAGGATACGGCGACTTTGGTCCGTATTATGGGGATCCTGCGCGACACGCACGGCTGCTAA
- the thiC gene encoding phosphomethylpyrimidine synthase ThiC, whose amino-acid sequence MDVTVGPIVGSHKEYLDPDGLRVPVRRVDLTNGEHVDLYDTSGPYTDESATINVHNGLSSRRSDWIAGRLANTQLGFAKAGVITEEMRFCALREGADPEFVRAEVAAGRAVIPANRRHPETEPMVIGKKFLVKINANLGNSAVTSSVAEEVDKMVWAIRWGADTVMDLSTGKRIHETREWILRNSPVPIGTVPIYQALEKVGGDPTKLSWDVYRDTVVEQCEQGVDYMTVHAGVLLRYVPLTARRVTGIVSRGGSIMAAWCLAHHRESFLYTHFAELCDILRAYDVTFSLGDGLRPGSIADANDEAQFAELRTLGELTAIARARDVQVMIEGPGHVPMHKIAENVRLEEEWCGEAPFYTLGPLATDIAPAYDHITSAIGAAMIARAGTAMLCYVTPKEHLGLPNRDDVKTGVITYKIAAHAADLAKGHPRAQERDDALSRARFEFRWIDQFNLALDPDTAREFHDETLPAEPAKTAHFCSMCGPKFCAMKITQDVRRYAEEHGLTTDEALTAGMTEKSAEFAAAGNTVYLPLTDR is encoded by the coding sequence ATGGACGTGACCGTTGGCCCGATTGTGGGCTCACACAAGGAATATCTCGACCCTGACGGGCTGCGCGTGCCGGTGCGCAGAGTCGACCTGACCAACGGCGAGCATGTCGATCTCTACGACACGTCCGGACCATACACGGACGAATCCGCGACCATCAACGTCCACAATGGACTGTCGAGCCGGCGTTCGGACTGGATCGCCGGCCGGTTGGCCAACACCCAGCTCGGCTTCGCCAAAGCCGGTGTCATCACTGAGGAAATGCGGTTCTGCGCGTTGCGCGAAGGCGCCGATCCGGAGTTCGTACGCGCCGAGGTCGCCGCCGGCCGTGCGGTGATTCCGGCCAACCGGCGGCATCCGGAGACCGAGCCGATGGTGATCGGTAAGAAGTTTCTGGTGAAGATCAACGCCAATCTCGGCAACTCGGCGGTGACCTCGTCGGTCGCCGAGGAGGTCGACAAGATGGTGTGGGCCATCCGGTGGGGCGCCGACACGGTGATGGACCTGTCGACCGGAAAACGCATTCACGAGACGCGCGAATGGATCCTGCGCAATTCGCCGGTGCCGATCGGCACGGTGCCGATTTATCAGGCGCTGGAAAAAGTCGGCGGTGATCCGACCAAGCTGAGCTGGGACGTCTATCGCGACACCGTCGTCGAGCAGTGCGAGCAGGGCGTCGACTACATGACGGTCCACGCCGGCGTGCTGCTTCGCTATGTCCCGTTGACCGCGCGCCGCGTGACCGGCATCGTGTCGCGTGGCGGCTCCATCATGGCGGCGTGGTGCCTGGCGCATCACCGCGAGAGCTTCCTCTACACGCATTTCGCGGAGCTGTGCGACATTCTCCGTGCATACGACGTGACTTTCTCGCTCGGCGACGGACTGCGGCCGGGGTCGATCGCGGATGCCAACGACGAGGCCCAGTTTGCCGAGCTGCGCACGCTCGGTGAGCTGACCGCGATCGCGCGCGCTCGTGACGTGCAGGTGATGATCGAGGGGCCCGGCCATGTGCCGATGCACAAGATCGCCGAAAACGTACGGCTGGAAGAGGAATGGTGCGGCGAGGCGCCGTTCTACACGCTCGGTCCGCTGGCCACCGACATCGCGCCGGCATATGACCACATCACCTCAGCGATCGGTGCGGCGATGATCGCGCGGGCCGGCACCGCGATGTTGTGTTACGTGACACCGAAGGAACATCTTGGCCTGCCAAACCGCGACGACGTGAAAACCGGCGTGATCACATACAAGATCGCGGCTCACGCGGCCGATCTCGCGAAAGGCCATCCGCGTGCGCAGGAGCGCGACGACGCACTTTCCCGGGCACGCTTCGAATTCCGCTGGATCGACCAGTTCAACCTGGCGCTCGACCCGGACACCGCGCGCGAGTTCCACGACGAGACCCTGCCGGCCGAGCCGGCGAAGACCGCGCATTTCTGCTCGATGTGTGGTCCGAAGTTCTGCGCCATGAAGATCACCCAGGACGTGCGGCGCTATGCCGAGGAGCACGGCCTGACCACCGACGAGGCTCTCACCGCCGGCATGACCGAGAAATCCGCCGAGTTCGCCGCCGCCGGCAACACGGTCTACCTGCCGCTCACTGATCGCTAG
- a CDS encoding TetR/AcrR family transcriptional regulator translates to MNEGTGRRQQHRQEMLAEIVATTRDIVVADGPGAVTIAAVAGRIGVTPPALYRYADGREGLLGLAREAVAEELTNELLKAQESAGDSPAEQVVAVCRQLRDWALRHRAEFGLLFGMLTALPSDQHSAAMRLARIFEEGVLRQFAARPFPVPADEDLPERLRTGLSAYRERLLVRASEAGIPLTSLSVAATAALLDYWTRVYGLISMEVYGQLAHAVHDGAPLLDAVLAQLTGSD, encoded by the coding sequence ATGAACGAGGGCACGGGACGGCGTCAGCAACACCGGCAGGAGATGCTGGCGGAGATCGTCGCGACGACCCGCGACATCGTCGTGGCCGACGGTCCCGGCGCGGTCACCATCGCCGCGGTGGCCGGCCGGATCGGCGTGACGCCGCCCGCGCTCTATCGCTATGCCGACGGTCGCGAGGGCCTGCTCGGCCTGGCCCGCGAGGCGGTCGCCGAGGAGCTGACCAACGAGCTGCTGAAGGCGCAGGAGTCGGCCGGTGACTCGCCGGCCGAGCAGGTCGTCGCGGTGTGCCGGCAGCTGCGTGACTGGGCCCTGCGGCACCGCGCCGAGTTTGGTCTGCTGTTCGGCATGTTGACGGCGCTGCCGAGCGACCAGCACTCGGCGGCCATGCGGCTGGCGCGGATCTTCGAGGAGGGCGTGCTGCGCCAGTTTGCCGCGCGGCCGTTCCCGGTGCCGGCCGACGAGGATCTGCCGGAGCGCCTGCGGACCGGCCTGTCGGCCTATCGCGAGCGGCTGCTCGTACGCGCGTCCGAGGCCGGCATCCCGCTGACCTCGCTGTCCGTGGCCGCGACCGCCGCGCTGCTGGACTACTGGACGCGTGTCTACGGGCTGATCTCGATGGAGGTCTACGGACAGCTCGCGCACGCCGTCCACGACGGCGCGCCGCTGCTGGACGCCGTGCTGGCGCAGCTGACCGGCTCCGACTAG